The proteins below come from a single Etheostoma spectabile isolate EspeVRDwgs_2016 chromosome 4, UIUC_Espe_1.0, whole genome shotgun sequence genomic window:
- the rbm5 gene encoding RNA-binding protein 5 isoform X1, which yields MGADKRISRTERSGRYGSNQSRDESEWRDRRERDQERDQNMRRWGEERRSERFEGDRRGSRDSPEQRERKRRNSDRSEDGYHSDGDYPEQDYRRESGEEKKSKTIMLWGLSPHVTEDDICFAIDQLEGPQPVDVRLMKKKTGISRGFAFVDFYHLQDATRWMETNQKRLTIQGKSVDMHYSHPRNKYEDWLCNTCGLYNFRRRLKCFRCGATKAESETSSNTGVSETQPSGDFYGDTIILRNIAAMTNVESILTSLAPYANLSSNNIRLIKDKQTGQNRGFAFVQLSSPLEASQLLTILLGLHPPLKLDGKTIGVDYAKSARKDLLLPDGNRVSAFSVASTAIAAAQWSSSQPQQSSEGMSEYSYLQEGYTPMSQEYQVYYQQAAAAASTSQGNGILGAAPGVKIVPTVAGVVIAQTAQVYQPHIIAQPAVQAFSLAQQLEANAHSEHLSGIDAASVPGGLVASATVTAANTLAASADASTVPDTSTYQYDESSGYYFDPQTGLYYDPSTHYYYNSQTQQYLYWDSEKQTYVPASADANATLNENTAAGSKELKEGKEKKDKPKSKTAQQIAKDMERWAKSLNKHKDNFRSSFQPISQEERKEAAAADAGYILFEKKQAGSLDRLIPEVPRGPEEEPPTSSLNTSKCGLVAAYSGDSDPEEGGAEPDGGEGGQDKLTDWTKLACLLCRRQFPNKESLIRHQQLSDLHKKNMEVLLRSKMTEAELEELERKETELKYRDRAAERREKYGIPEPPAPKKKKFKPTPVINYEQPTKDGLNSDNIGNKMLQAMGWKEGKGLGRNQQGITTPIEAQLRTKGAGLGTSGTNYTLSASDTYKDAVRKAMFARFTELE from the exons ATGGGAGCTGATAAAAG GATTAGTCGGACGGAACGTAGCGGTAGATATGGCTCTAATCAATCCCGCGATGAATCAGAATGGCGCGACAGGCGAGAGAGAGACCAAGAGCGTGATCAAAACATGCGCCGTTGGGGCGAAGAGAGACGCAGTGAGCGTTTTGAAGGAGATCGTCGAGGATCAAGAGACAGTCCAGAG CAACGAGAAAGGAAACGACGCAACAGCGATAGATCAGAAGATGGTTATCACTCCGATGGCGACTACCCAGAGCAGGATTACAGAAGGGAGTCtggggaggagaagaagagcaaGACCATCATGCTCTGGGGTCTGTCTCCTCATGTCACTGAAGACGAT ATTTGTTTTGCCATAGACCAACTGGAGGGACCGCAGCCGGTGGATGTTAGGctgatgaaaaagaaaacag GTATAAGCCGTGGTTTCGCCTTCGTGGACTTTTATCACTTGCAAGATGCTACCCGATGGATGGAGACCAATCAG AAACGTCTGACCATCCAAGGCAAAAGCGTGGACATGCACTACAGTCACCCCAGGAACAAGTATGAAGACTGGCTCTGCAACACT TGTGGCCTGTACAATTTCCGGAGGAGGCTGAAGTGCTTCAGGTGTGGAGCAACCAAAGCCG aaaGTGAAACCAGCAGTAATACTGGAGTCTCTGAAACTCAACCCAGCGGAGATTTCTATGGCGACA CAATCATCCTGAGAAATATTGCTGCTATGACCAATGTGGAATCCATCTTGACATCCCTGGCACCATATGCCAATCTTTCATCTAACAACATTCGCCTCATCAAGGACAAGCAGACAGGCCAGAACAGAGGCTTTGCGTTTGTACAACTGTCCTCTCCTCTG GAGGCCTCTCAGCTGCTAACAATCTTACTGGGACTGCATCCGCCTCTAAAATTGGATGGAAAAACAATTGGGGTGGATTATGCTAAGAGCGCTAGAAA GGATCTTTTACTACCTGATGGCAATCGTGTCAGTGCCTTCTCTGTGGCCAGCACAGCCATTGCTGCAGCCCAGTGGTCTTCAAGTCAG CCACAGCAGAGCTCAGAAGGAATGTCAGAGTACAGCTACCTGCAAGAAGGCTATACTCCAATGTCACAG GAATACCAGGTGTACTACcagcaagcagcagcagcagccagcacCTCCCAGGGAAATGGGATTCTAGGAG CTGCCCCAGGTGTAAAGATTGTTCCAACTGTAGCTGGAGTAGTAATTGCACAGACTGCACAAGTCTACCAACCTCATATAATTGCACAGCCAGCAGTTCAG GCATTTTCACTTGCCCAACAATTGGAGGCAAACGCCCACTCAGAACATCTTTCAGGCATTGACGCTGCATCTGTGCCTGGTGGCCTTGTAGCCTCTGCCACTGTTACCGCTGCCAATACATTAGCAGCCTCAGCTGACGCAAGCACTG TTCCTGATACGTCCACCTATCAGTATGACGAGTCCTCTGGCTACTATTTCGATCCTCAAACTGGCCTCTACTATGATCCAAGCACTCAT TATTACTACAACTCTCAGACCCAGCAGTATCTGTACTGGGACAGTGAGAAGCAGACATACGTACCTGCCTCAGCCGACGCAAATGCTACACtaaatgaaaacacagcagcaggcAGCAAAGAACTTAAAGAAGGCAAGGAGAAAAAAGACAAGCCCAAAAGCAAGACTGCCCAGCAG ATAGCTAAAGACATGGAACGGTGGGCTAAAAGTCTCAACAAGCACAAAGACAACTTCAGGAGTAGCTTTCAGCCCATTAGTcaagaagagaggaaggaggcAGCAGCTGCTGATGCTGGCTACATACTGTTTGAAAAGAAG cagGCAGGCAGTCTAGACAGACTCATTCCAGAAGTACCAAGGGGCCCTGAGGAGGAACCACCAACCAGCTCACTTAACACTTCCAAG TGTGGCCTTGTGGCAGCCTATAGTGGAGACAGTGACCCTGAGGAGGGGGGAGCAGAGCCTGATGGGGGTGAAGGAGGCCAGGACAAGCTGACAGACTGGACAAAGTTGGCCTGCTTACTGTGTAGAAGACAATTTCCCAACAAAGAGAGTCTAATTCGACATCAGCAACTCTCGGACCTCCACAAG AAAAACATGGAGGTTCTCCTCAGATCCAAAATGACCGAAGCAGAGCTGGAAGAGTTGGAGAGAAAAGAAACGGAG CTGAAATATAGAGACCGTGCGgctgagaggagagaaaaatatGGCATCCCTGAACCCCCGGCGCCCAAAAAGAAGAAGTTTAAACCAACACCAGTCAT TAACTATGAACAGCCCACTAAAGACGGCCTTAACAGTGACAATATTGGGAACAAAATGCTGCAGGCCATGGGATGGAAGGAGGGTAAAGGCCTCGGTCGTAACCAGCAAGGCATCACTACACCAATTGAG GCACAGTTGAGAACAAAGGGAGCTGGACTTGGCACATCAGGCACCAACTACACGCTCTCTGCTTCAGACACGTACAAAGACGCAGTCCGCAAAGCCATGTTTGCGCGTTTCACTGAATTGGAATGA
- the rbm5 gene encoding RNA-binding protein 5 isoform X2 has protein sequence MGADKRISRTERSGRYGSNQSRDESEWRDRRERDQERDQNMRRWGEERRSERFEGDRRGSRDSPEQRERKRRNSDRSEDGYHSDGDYPEQDYRRESGEEKKSKTIMLWGLSPHVTEDDICFAIDQLEGPQPVDVRLMKKKTGISRGFAFVDFYHLQDATRWMETNQKRLTIQGKSVDMHYSHPRNKYEDWLCNTCGLYNFRRRLKCFRCGATKAESETSSNTGVSETQPSGDFYGDTIILRNIAAMTNVESILTSLAPYANLSSNNIRLIKDKQTGQNRGFAFVQLSSPLEASQLLTILLGLHPPLKLDGKTIGVDYAKSARKDLLLPDGNRVSAFSVASTAIAAAQWSSSQPQQSSEGMSEYSYLQEGYTPMSQEYQVYYQQAAAAASTSQGNGILGAAPGVKIVPTVAGVVIAQTAQVYQPHIIAQPAVQAFSLAQQLEANAHSEHLSGIDAASVPGGLVASATVTAANTLAASADASTVPDTSTYQYDESSGYYFDPQTGLYYDPSTHYYYNSQTQQYLYWDSEKQTYVPASADANATLNENTAAGSKELKEGKEKKDKPKSKTAQQIAKDMERWAKSLNKHKDNFRSSFQPISQEERKEAAAADAGYILFEKKAGSLDRLIPEVPRGPEEEPPTSSLNTSKCGLVAAYSGDSDPEEGGAEPDGGEGGQDKLTDWTKLACLLCRRQFPNKESLIRHQQLSDLHKKNMEVLLRSKMTEAELEELERKETELKYRDRAAERREKYGIPEPPAPKKKKFKPTPVINYEQPTKDGLNSDNIGNKMLQAMGWKEGKGLGRNQQGITTPIEAQLRTKGAGLGTSGTNYTLSASDTYKDAVRKAMFARFTELE, from the exons ATGGGAGCTGATAAAAG GATTAGTCGGACGGAACGTAGCGGTAGATATGGCTCTAATCAATCCCGCGATGAATCAGAATGGCGCGACAGGCGAGAGAGAGACCAAGAGCGTGATCAAAACATGCGCCGTTGGGGCGAAGAGAGACGCAGTGAGCGTTTTGAAGGAGATCGTCGAGGATCAAGAGACAGTCCAGAG CAACGAGAAAGGAAACGACGCAACAGCGATAGATCAGAAGATGGTTATCACTCCGATGGCGACTACCCAGAGCAGGATTACAGAAGGGAGTCtggggaggagaagaagagcaaGACCATCATGCTCTGGGGTCTGTCTCCTCATGTCACTGAAGACGAT ATTTGTTTTGCCATAGACCAACTGGAGGGACCGCAGCCGGTGGATGTTAGGctgatgaaaaagaaaacag GTATAAGCCGTGGTTTCGCCTTCGTGGACTTTTATCACTTGCAAGATGCTACCCGATGGATGGAGACCAATCAG AAACGTCTGACCATCCAAGGCAAAAGCGTGGACATGCACTACAGTCACCCCAGGAACAAGTATGAAGACTGGCTCTGCAACACT TGTGGCCTGTACAATTTCCGGAGGAGGCTGAAGTGCTTCAGGTGTGGAGCAACCAAAGCCG aaaGTGAAACCAGCAGTAATACTGGAGTCTCTGAAACTCAACCCAGCGGAGATTTCTATGGCGACA CAATCATCCTGAGAAATATTGCTGCTATGACCAATGTGGAATCCATCTTGACATCCCTGGCACCATATGCCAATCTTTCATCTAACAACATTCGCCTCATCAAGGACAAGCAGACAGGCCAGAACAGAGGCTTTGCGTTTGTACAACTGTCCTCTCCTCTG GAGGCCTCTCAGCTGCTAACAATCTTACTGGGACTGCATCCGCCTCTAAAATTGGATGGAAAAACAATTGGGGTGGATTATGCTAAGAGCGCTAGAAA GGATCTTTTACTACCTGATGGCAATCGTGTCAGTGCCTTCTCTGTGGCCAGCACAGCCATTGCTGCAGCCCAGTGGTCTTCAAGTCAG CCACAGCAGAGCTCAGAAGGAATGTCAGAGTACAGCTACCTGCAAGAAGGCTATACTCCAATGTCACAG GAATACCAGGTGTACTACcagcaagcagcagcagcagccagcacCTCCCAGGGAAATGGGATTCTAGGAG CTGCCCCAGGTGTAAAGATTGTTCCAACTGTAGCTGGAGTAGTAATTGCACAGACTGCACAAGTCTACCAACCTCATATAATTGCACAGCCAGCAGTTCAG GCATTTTCACTTGCCCAACAATTGGAGGCAAACGCCCACTCAGAACATCTTTCAGGCATTGACGCTGCATCTGTGCCTGGTGGCCTTGTAGCCTCTGCCACTGTTACCGCTGCCAATACATTAGCAGCCTCAGCTGACGCAAGCACTG TTCCTGATACGTCCACCTATCAGTATGACGAGTCCTCTGGCTACTATTTCGATCCTCAAACTGGCCTCTACTATGATCCAAGCACTCAT TATTACTACAACTCTCAGACCCAGCAGTATCTGTACTGGGACAGTGAGAAGCAGACATACGTACCTGCCTCAGCCGACGCAAATGCTACACtaaatgaaaacacagcagcaggcAGCAAAGAACTTAAAGAAGGCAAGGAGAAAAAAGACAAGCCCAAAAGCAAGACTGCCCAGCAG ATAGCTAAAGACATGGAACGGTGGGCTAAAAGTCTCAACAAGCACAAAGACAACTTCAGGAGTAGCTTTCAGCCCATTAGTcaagaagagaggaaggaggcAGCAGCTGCTGATGCTGGCTACATACTGTTTGAAAAGAAG GCAGGCAGTCTAGACAGACTCATTCCAGAAGTACCAAGGGGCCCTGAGGAGGAACCACCAACCAGCTCACTTAACACTTCCAAG TGTGGCCTTGTGGCAGCCTATAGTGGAGACAGTGACCCTGAGGAGGGGGGAGCAGAGCCTGATGGGGGTGAAGGAGGCCAGGACAAGCTGACAGACTGGACAAAGTTGGCCTGCTTACTGTGTAGAAGACAATTTCCCAACAAAGAGAGTCTAATTCGACATCAGCAACTCTCGGACCTCCACAAG AAAAACATGGAGGTTCTCCTCAGATCCAAAATGACCGAAGCAGAGCTGGAAGAGTTGGAGAGAAAAGAAACGGAG CTGAAATATAGAGACCGTGCGgctgagaggagagaaaaatatGGCATCCCTGAACCCCCGGCGCCCAAAAAGAAGAAGTTTAAACCAACACCAGTCAT TAACTATGAACAGCCCACTAAAGACGGCCTTAACAGTGACAATATTGGGAACAAAATGCTGCAGGCCATGGGATGGAAGGAGGGTAAAGGCCTCGGTCGTAACCAGCAAGGCATCACTACACCAATTGAG GCACAGTTGAGAACAAAGGGAGCTGGACTTGGCACATCAGGCACCAACTACACGCTCTCTGCTTCAGACACGTACAAAGACGCAGTCCGCAAAGCCATGTTTGCGCGTTTCACTGAATTGGAATGA
- the brk1 gene encoding putative protein BRICK1, whose protein sequence is MAGQEDPVQREIHQDWANREYIEVITSSIKKIADFLNSFDMSCRSRLATLNEKLTALERRIEYIEARVTKGETLT, encoded by the exons ATGGCTGGCCAGGAAGATCCAGTGCAAAGAGAAATTCACCAAGATTGGGCGAATCGAGAGTACATAGAAGTTATAACGAGCAGCATAAAGAAAATCGCCGACTTTCTTAACTCCTTTG ATATGTCGTGTCGATCCCGCTTGGCCACCCTCAATGAGAAGCTGACAGCGTTGGAGAGGAGGATTGAATATATTGAGGCGAGA GTCACGAAAGGAGAGACCTTGACCTAA
- the LOC116687600 gene encoding glutathione peroxidase 2-like has product MRMAGKVRRFYDLTAKLLSGESFSFSCLKGKVVLIENVASLUGTTTRDYTQMNELNSSYSAKGLVILGVPCNQFGHQENCKNDEILRSLKYVRPGNAFEPQFQLLEKVDVNGKDAHPLFVYLKEKLPFPCDDAMALMTDPKFIIWSPVSRNDVSWNFEKFLISPDGEPYKRYSRNVLTIDIEADIKELLKKVK; this is encoded by the exons ATGAGAATGGCTGGGAAAGTGAGAAGGTTTTACGACCTGACAGCTAAACTACTTTCTGGAGAAAGCTTCAGTTTCTCTTGTCTAAAGGGGAAAGTTGTTCTCATTGAGAATGTGGCGTCTCTATGAGGAACAACAACCAGGGACTATACTCAGATGAACGAACTCAACAGTAGTTACTCCGCAAAGGGACTCGTTATTCTGGGTGTGCCCTGTAATCAGTTTGGACATCAG GAGAACTGCAAAAATGATGAAATCCTAAGGTCTCTGAAGTATGTCCGTccaggaaatgcctttgaaccCCAGTTTCAGCTCCTTGAGAAGGTGGATGTGAACGGAAAGGATGCCCACCCTTTGTTTGTATATCTGAAAGAGAAGCTTCCATTCCCCTGTGATGATGCCATGGCTCTCATGACTGATCCAAAGTTCATAATTTGGAGTCCTGTCAGTAGGAATGACGTGTCCTGGAACTTTGAGAAGTTTCTGATCAGTCCTGATGGGGAGCCTTACAAGCGCTACAGCAGAAATGTCCTTACCATTGACATTGAGGCAGATATTAAAGAGCTACTTAAGAAGGTCAAGTAA